The following proteins are co-located in the Acidicapsa acidisoli genome:
- a CDS encoding CocE/NonD family hydrolase, whose protein sequence is MPRKFFLSLLLSSFTASLTFCFSGAAQNSSTQTSLTLTADQLEQVSGEYTYTPDPDTPLSFYAKDGKLYIESERLVPTALLARSPTEFSLPRSHVSYRFNPSEKEVAINTDTVLRRTGEAVHHVFHSYERREEMIPMRDGVKLHAVILTPTDISGPLPILMERTPYGVDELSERSFFEGRPNLARAGYILVAEDIRGRFKSEGEFVMMRPLADHKNRKAVDESTDAYDTVGWLLKNLPNNNGRVGVIGTSYPGFLAMMAGIDPNPAIKAISPQAPMIDTWMGDDFFHNGAFRQTYGYDYAVGLESSKELTEVDYGKDADGKPRDGYDFFLERGSFAADVKQSGVKKDLPTWQAFEKHPTYDSFWRSRAVEYHMDKVAVPTLTVGGYYDQEDMWGPQKEYASLEPHDTDHQNFLVLGPWRHGSWSSSSRHLGALQYGESIGNEYRAQIEAKFFAKYLKDEPGFDIEDTASFQTGSNTWKRYAHFPPAEAKSTAFSLCGTGEIAAGSTCAPGKMSYVSDPANPVPYRHRPIQPTYSEGSKWGTWMVEDQRLATDRKDVAVWKLPVLDHDLTITGEVIADIFASTTGSDGDFVAKLIDQYPNDDPDPAMRGFQLMTNMEIFRGRYGKSFEKPEALKPGEVNEFKWSLHDVDHVFRKGHTVLVEIQSTWFPLYDRNPQTFVPNIMLAKPEDYKPATITIFTDEKHDSKLILPVVH, encoded by the coding sequence TTGCCAAGGAAGTTCTTTCTTTCCCTGCTTTTGTCGTCTTTCACTGCATCTCTGACCTTTTGCTTCTCGGGCGCAGCCCAGAATTCCTCAACGCAGACATCCCTCACGCTGACCGCCGATCAGCTTGAACAGGTTTCGGGCGAATATACTTACACCCCCGATCCGGATACCCCGTTGAGCTTCTATGCGAAAGACGGCAAGCTCTATATCGAGAGCGAACGGCTCGTGCCAACGGCGCTCTTGGCGCGTTCGCCAACGGAGTTCAGCCTGCCCCGGTCTCACGTCAGCTACCGCTTCAATCCGTCGGAAAAGGAAGTTGCAATCAACACCGACACGGTCCTGCGCCGCACCGGCGAGGCTGTCCATCATGTGTTTCACTCCTACGAGCGGCGGGAAGAGATGATTCCCATGCGCGACGGCGTTAAGCTCCACGCGGTGATTCTGACTCCGACGGATATCTCCGGCCCTTTGCCGATTCTGATGGAGCGCACTCCGTACGGCGTCGATGAGCTCTCGGAGCGAAGCTTTTTTGAGGGACGGCCTAATCTCGCCCGCGCCGGATATATTCTCGTCGCCGAAGACATTCGCGGCCGCTTCAAATCCGAAGGCGAATTCGTAATGATGCGGCCGCTCGCCGATCACAAGAACCGCAAAGCCGTCGACGAAAGCACGGACGCGTATGACACAGTCGGCTGGCTGCTCAAGAACCTGCCCAACAACAACGGTCGCGTCGGAGTTATCGGCACAAGCTACCCGGGATTTCTGGCCATGATGGCGGGGATCGATCCGAATCCTGCGATCAAGGCGATCTCGCCGCAGGCGCCGATGATCGACACATGGATGGGCGACGACTTCTTCCACAACGGAGCATTCCGTCAGACATACGGCTACGACTACGCAGTCGGCCTCGAATCCAGCAAGGAATTGACCGAGGTTGACTACGGCAAGGACGCTGACGGCAAACCCCGCGACGGCTATGACTTTTTCCTCGAACGGGGCTCGTTTGCGGCGGATGTAAAGCAATCCGGTGTAAAGAAGGATCTGCCAACCTGGCAAGCCTTCGAGAAGCATCCCACGTATGACAGCTTCTGGCGCTCCCGCGCCGTGGAATACCACATGGACAAAGTCGCCGTGCCCACGCTGACCGTTGGCGGATACTACGACCAGGAAGATATGTGGGGGCCGCAGAAGGAATACGCCAGCCTCGAACCGCACGACACAGACCACCAAAACTTCCTCGTCCTCGGCCCTTGGCGGCACGGCTCCTGGTCGTCCTCTTCGCGACACCTCGGCGCACTGCAATACGGCGAGTCCATCGGCAACGAATACCGCGCGCAGATCGAGGCGAAGTTCTTTGCAAAGTACCTGAAAGACGAGCCGGGATTTGACATCGAAGACACAGCCAGCTTTCAGACCGGCTCAAACACCTGGAAGCGCTATGCCCACTTCCCTCCCGCCGAAGCGAAAAGCACCGCATTTTCGCTCTGCGGAACGGGCGAAATCGCCGCCGGATCAACCTGCGCTCCCGGAAAGATGAGCTACGTTTCCGACCCGGCAAACCCGGTTCCCTATCGCCATCGCCCCATCCAGCCCACCTACAGCGAAGGCTCGAAATGGGGCACGTGGATGGTCGAAGACCAGCGCCTCGCAACAGACCGCAAGGACGTCGCCGTCTGGAAGCTGCCGGTTCTTGACCACGACCTGACCATCACCGGCGAAGTCATCGCCGATATCTTCGCTTCCACCACCGGCAGCGACGGAGACTTCGTCGCCAAGCTCATCGACCAGTACCCGAACGACGATCCCGACCCGGCAATGCGCGGCTTCCAGCTCATGACCAACATGGAGATCTTCCGCGGCCGCTACGGCAAGAGCTTCGAAAAACCAGAAGCCCTCAAACCCGGCGAGGTCAACGAATTCAAGTGGAGCCTGCACGACGTAGACCACGTCTTCAGGAAAGGCCATACCGTGTTGGTCGAGATTCAGAGCACGTGGTTCCCACTCTACGACCGCAACCCGCAAACCTTCGTCCCCAACATCATGCTAGCCAAACCAGAAGACTACAAACCCGCCACAATCACGATCTTCACCGACGAAAAGCACGACTCGAAGTTGATTCTGCCCGTCGTTCATTAA